Genomic window (Rathayibacter sp. VKM Ac-2760):
CTCGGTCGTGCTGCTGCTGACCGGGCCGGGGCGGCGCGCGGGCCGACGCCGCGCTCCTGCTGCCGATGCTCGCGCGCGGCGGCACCGGGTCGCGGCGCTCGAGCTCGCCGACCTCGCCGACCCGTGGCTCGACGCGCCGGGCGCCGTCTCGGCCGCCCTCGAGGCGCTCGGCGCGCAGGAGGCGGTGCTCGTCGGGCACGCGCTCGGCGCCTCCGTCGCGATCGCCGCCGCCGACGCGGACCCGCGGATCCGCGCCCTCGTGCTCGCCGCCGGCTGGCTGCGGCCGACCGAGCGGCTCGTCGCGGTCGCGCGGCTGTGGGAGTCGCTGGCCGGCCGGCCCGACGACCGCGCCGCCCTCGCCCGCGTCCTCGGCGTGCGCGCGCTCACCGACCTCGGCCCCGACCGCGCGGCCCCGATCGCCGCCGACGAAGCGACCGCCGCCCTCCTCGCCG
Coding sequences:
- a CDS encoding alpha/beta hydrolase is translated as MTRPRVENRSSAYLERQAALIRESTVVVGGRALRLHAGGEPSTSVVLLLTGPGRRAGRRRAPAADARARRHRVAALELADLADPWLDAPGAVSAALEALGAQEAVLVGHALGASVAIAAADADPRIRALVLAAGWLRPTERLVAVARLWESLAGRPDDRAALARVLGVRALTDLGPDRAAPIAADEATAALLAAAAGADTAVAAARLRVPALVVGCAADAVVGIEGAEALLGAIDDARYAVVDAGHCVLAERPAELLALVERFLADPRRDPAGSTLPRIVV